From the genome of Nicotiana tabacum cultivar K326 chromosome 17, ASM71507v2, whole genome shotgun sequence:
CATACTGTGAAATAGTTCTCTACTTCTCTTTCCCTTGTAACCCCGCTTCTTTTTCAGTCCTTTATTGCCTAATTGCAACAGTTACAGTAATAGTAAACAAACCAAAGATCAAAAAGTTGCACAACCTCATGCAATGGAATGAACATTTTGGCGGTTCTACAGGGAAAGATTAAGAAACCATGAATGTCATTAATTTTTTCAAGTCCATTGATCCTTTTTTCAAACTGCAATGCAATTCAGCTTTTTGTAATGTAGTTTCTTTTGAAATACCAGAATTTCATTGCTTAAAATATGCCACAAACTTGACTGCACAAATGACAGATATGAAGAACTAGTCATTGCCATGCCTTACCACAGCCTACTTAAAGAGGGTGGTCATTGTCCTACCACTTTGAGTGCGTGAGAAGATTGTCCTCTAACCATAAGTAGTGCAATTCTATTGTCTTCTAACCATCATCGATGTATAATATTAGTATATTCATGGGTTGATTCAAAAATCACTTTCTTCTGGGAGGATCCCGGCTCAGTCCATGTTTCTTTagagttttgatgtaatttctcATGAGCGTGAACTTGTCGCTCCCAAGATGGTAGAGGTAGTCCCACGTGAAGATGCCAGTCTTATGCAAGTCATCAAACAATAACCTATATTGAACCACATGGAAGATATGACAAAAAATAGCAAATGAGACTCCATACTGAAGACAGTTATGTGCTATTATTACCTCATCCCATAATTTCCAATAGGTTCAGCAGACATGATTCCCACATGTCGCCTCCCAGATATGACCTGATCCACAAGCACATAAAAGAGGAGAAATTTGAGTATAAT
Proteins encoded in this window:
- the LOC107798434 gene encoding uncharacterized protein LOC107798434 isoform X2 codes for the protein MVEVEFDNGSHYNLSAEYLRIYSPAVDSKIRSVGGEKVISGRRHVGIMSAEPIGNYGMRLLFDDLHKTGIFTWDYLYHLGSDKFTLMRNYIKTLKKHGLSRDPPRRK
- the LOC107798434 gene encoding uncharacterized protein LOC107798434 isoform X1, which produces MYVVQTTFRSIQTAANCPRLTKFALHAPKFVEVEFDNGSHYNLSAEYLRIYSPAVDSKIRSVGGEKVISGRRHVGIMSAEPIGNYGMRLLFDDLHKTGIFTWDYLYHLGSDKFTLMRNYIKTLKKHGLSRDPPRRK